The following is a genomic window from Pseudomonas parafulva.
AAATCAACGGTTTGCGCCAGTTATCAGGCACTTCGGGCATGCTGTTCAGCCCGTCCGACGCCGGTTTGCGAGCATCTGTTCTACGCTACTCAAACCAACTGCCACCCCAATACCGTGAGGAGAGGCCCATGAGCTCGATCCATCGCTTGTCGCCGTCGCAAGCTCCCGTAGAGGATGCCGAATACTTCGAATACAGCAAGGCCGCCAACCCCATCGCCGCCAAGCTGATTTCCCAGATACCTTTCCAGACTTTTCCCAGCTCGCTCTACAGCGACGGTGCCAGCCATATCGTCGCCCTGGACCTGAGCGATCGCTTGGGCACCGAAGGCCCGGCGACCAGCCCAGGTCTGAGCGCCAACTTCATCCGCCTCAATGCCGGCGACAGCCTCACCCTCAAGCCCAACGCCACGTCGCAGGTGCTCTATGTGATCGACGGCGCCGGCAGCTTCACCTATGGCGAAGCGTCATTCGAGTGGAATCGCGGCAGCTTCATGACCATGCCAGGCCTGCGCAACACGGTGCTTACAGCTAGCCAGGATGCGCGCCTGTACTACGTTCACGACGAGCCGCTACTGCGCTACCTCGGCGTCAAAGCGTGCAGCGAGCGCTTCGCACCGACGCTCTACCCGGCCGAGGTGGCCAACGCCAAGCTTCAAGAGGCCGCCAACGACCCCCGCGCCGCCGATCGCAGCCGGGTCAGCATTCTGCTGGGCAACAAGCATTTCCCGCAGACCCGCACCGTTACCCACGTGCTCTGGGCCATGTACGGTATCGTTCCGACCGGCGCCGTGCAAAAGCCCCACCGGCATCAATCAGTGGCCCTGGACTTCATCATCGACTGCCCCGAAGGTTGCTACACCCTGGTCGGCACCGCGCTGGACGACAGTGGCCAGATCGTCAACCCGACC
Proteins encoded in this region:
- a CDS encoding cupin yields the protein MSSIHRLSPSQAPVEDAEYFEYSKAANPIAAKLISQIPFQTFPSSLYSDGASHIVALDLSDRLGTEGPATSPGLSANFIRLNAGDSLTLKPNATSQVLYVIDGAGSFTYGEASFEWNRGSFMTMPGLRNTVLTASQDARLYYVHDEPLLRYLGVKACSERFAPTLYPAEVANAKLQEAANDPRAADRSRVSILLGNKHFPQTRTVTHVLWAMYGIVPTGAVQKPHRHQSVALDFIIDCPEGCYTLVGTALDDSGQIVNPTRVQWQPGLAFVTPPGYWHAHYNESKDRDAYLIPIQDAGLQTYLRSLDIRFS